Proteins co-encoded in one Candidatus Zixiibacteriota bacterium genomic window:
- a CDS encoding cation transporter has translation MSDRHSHEHTHDHQHPGPAHDHQAHHERRTRWVVYLTGATMLVEIGFGYYTNSMALLADGWHMSSHVLAIGLSWMAYALARRNHDNPRFRSGTDKILALAGYTSALFLQVIAVWMAIESVARFIHPQQIKFGEAIVVAVVGLAVNFICALVLHHPKEHSDHNIRAAYLHVIADALTSLTAIIALTAGLIWNIYSLDALSGIISSIIITKWAIELALQSARDLLDFK, from the coding sequence ATGAGCGACCGACATTCTCACGAACACACTCACGATCATCAGCATCCTGGGCCTGCGCACGACCACCAGGCGCATCACGAGCGACGCACTCGCTGGGTAGTCTACTTGACCGGCGCCACAATGTTGGTGGAGATTGGATTCGGCTACTACACGAATTCTATGGCGCTGCTGGCCGATGGCTGGCATATGTCCTCGCATGTGCTGGCCATCGGGCTGAGCTGGATGGCCTATGCGCTGGCGCGACGCAACCACGACAATCCCCGCTTTCGTTCCGGCACCGACAAGATCCTGGCATTGGCGGGATATACGAGCGCGCTGTTCCTGCAGGTAATTGCCGTTTGGATGGCGATTGAATCAGTGGCGCGTTTCATCCATCCGCAGCAGATCAAGTTCGGCGAGGCGATAGTCGTTGCGGTTGTCGGGCTGGCAGTGAACTTCATTTGCGCCCTGGTTCTGCATCATCCCAAGGAGCATTCCGATCACAACATTCGGGCGGCATATCTTCACGTGATCGCTGATGCCCTGACCAGCCTGACGGCAATCATCGCGCTCACTGCGGGACTGATCTGGAACATCTATTCACTCGATGCCCTGAGCGGAATCATCTCGTCGATCATCATCACCAAATGGGCGATCGAGTTGGCGCTGCAATCGGCGCGCGACCTGCTGGATTTCAAGTAG